Proteins from one bacterium CG_4_10_14_0_2_um_filter_33_32 genomic window:
- a CDS encoding death-on-curing protein, translated as MKKKIIKNEIIIYQAKSGAIELKGDFNKETVWATQAQIADIFEINRTVVTKHIGNIFKSKEVESKSNVQKVHIANSDKPVAFYSLDIILAIGYRTNSVKAIRFRKWATSVLRKHLVVGYTINCSRIAKNYDEFLKAVEQVKKVLPDGGVVDAKNALELIKMFADTWFSLDAFDKSKLPKSGITKKQVNFTATEITKALRELKQELISKKETTDMFGMERENDSIASIMGNVFQTFDGKDVYPSVEEKAAHLLYFMVKNHPFVDGNKRSGAFAFVWFLKKVNLLNTSRLTPTALTALTLLVAESKPKDKEQIVGLILILLKK; from the coding sequence ATGAAAAAGAAAATTATAAAAAACGAAATTATTATTTATCAAGCGAAATCCGGTGCTATTGAGCTAAAGGGGGATTTTAATAAAGAAACAGTATGGGCGACTCAAGCACAAATTGCTGATATTTTTGAAATTAATCGTACGGTAGTAACTAAACACATTGGTAATATATTTAAATCAAAAGAGGTAGAAAGTAAAAGCAATGTGCAAAAAGTGCACATTGCAAATTCTGATAAACCCGTAGCTTTTTATTCATTAGATATTATTCTAGCTATTGGTTATAGAACAAATTCTGTTAAAGCAATTCGATTTCGAAAATGGGCAACAAGTGTTTTACGAAAGCATTTAGTGGTTGGTTATACTATCAATTGTTCGCGAATCGCCAAAAATTATGATGAATTTCTAAAAGCAGTCGAACAAGTAAAAAAAGTTTTACCTGATGGTGGAGTAGTGGATGCAAAAAATGCTCTTGAGCTAATAAAAATGTTTGCCGATACTTGGTTTTCGTTAGATGCTTTTGATAAATCTAAATTACCTAAAAGCGGTATAACAAAAAAGCAGGTAAATTTTACAGCAACCGAAATAACAAAAGCCCTACGTGAATTAAAGCAAGAGCTTATATCAAAAAAAGAAACGACTGATATGTTTGGAATGGAAAGGGAAAACGATAGTATTGCTTCTATTATGGGTAATGTATTCCAAACATTTGATGGCAAAGATGTGTATCCGAGCGTGGAAGAAAAAGCAGCACATTTACTTTATTTTATGGTAAAAAATCATCCTTTTGTTGATGGCAACAAGCGTTCGGGGGCATTTGCTTTTGTCTGGTTTCTTAAAAAAGTTAATTTATTAAATACTTCACGCCTTACCCCAACAGCTTTAACTGCGCTTACCTTACTTGTAGCTGAAAGTAAGCCAAAGGACAAGGAACAAATAGTAGGATTAATTCTAATTTTGCTCAAAAAATAA
- the lexA gene encoding repressor LexA — MKTINLVITKRQKEVLFAIYNSLKDVGFPPSFSELKEKLNISSNQTILDLLSVIEKKGFIKREEGSARGIVIKPLGYDAIKKEPLVRIAGVTAAGPTIEAIEQNEWIEMPSGHKKIDNVFIVKVSGDSMIEAGIYNGDLVLIKEASEYKNGDIVLARQGNEVTLKTFIYDKGRTYLRPENPNYRIIPITHDTFFLGKMIANLEERK, encoded by the coding sequence ATGAAAACTATAAATCTAGTTATTACAAAAAGACAAAAAGAAGTACTTTTTGCAATTTATAACTCACTTAAGGATGTAGGGTTTCCGCCTTCTTTCAGTGAGCTAAAAGAAAAGCTTAACATTTCATCAAATCAGACAATTTTAGACCTGCTCTCTGTTATAGAGAAAAAAGGATTTATCAAAAGAGAAGAAGGCTCGGCTCGTGGAATCGTAATTAAACCGTTAGGATATGATGCAATAAAAAAAGAACCTCTTGTTAGAATTGCAGGAGTTACCGCCGCTGGTCCAACAATTGAAGCAATAGAACAAAATGAATGGATAGAAATGCCCTCCGGGCATAAAAAAATTGACAATGTTTTTATTGTAAAGGTGAGTGGCGATTCTATGATAGAAGCTGGAATTTATAATGGTGATTTAGTTCTTATAAAAGAAGCATCAGAGTATAAAAATGGTGATATTGTTTTAGCCAGACAAGGTAATGAAGTGACGCTCAAAACCTTTATTTATGATAAAGGTCGAACATATCTCAGACCCGAAAACCCAAATTATAGAATAATTCCCATAACTCACGATACTTTCTTTTTGGGCAAAATGATAGCTAACTTAGAAGAAAGGAAATAA
- a CDS encoding SAM-dependent methyltransferase, which yields METKENIIEIINKIFKDSDTLYGLKEFSGIKIEDVLDIFEKDKKYYVKCFKREKDIQVYNPEKNSGNPEEIVRQLWIYKLLSYYKYDKSLIEVEADVHFGREIHVKAVDIVVYKNKNKETPYIVFEVKKPKEEEGIEQLKSYLNAQGALIGVWSNGDAKTVLYRPYPKDYETLRDIPRFDQEIDDILKEKLTLDKLKTDFDLKKIVETLEELVLANSGGDVFTEIFKLIFAKLIDEKKALSRPEHELLFRKSKDVQLTFNTINKLFKEAVDEWPGVFNEHEKIELSPYHLSVCVGSLEEIKLFGANLTVMDHAFEYLLTSIAKGSKGQYFTPRNVIDMAVKMLNPKQNEYVIDPACGSGGFLIHAMHWVWQNHLNATSNSNFDQDKIEYAKRYIYGIDFDEKTTKISRALMLISGDGRSHVFKLNSLDTREWLREGDEEIRARAELRGLLYKFNNIDKDRENEESFKNLKFDVLLTNPPFAGEIHDSLLLNRYELAKNEAGKQKKIVERHILFIERALDMLKPSGRMTVVLPQGVLNNTNSSYIRNWLFDKARILSVVGLHVNTFKPHTGVKTSILFLQKWAENEKPLKDYPIFMAVSQKGGKDNSGREIFKKDEKGNLIYKVTGEKVLDDDLDAIADGFIKFAKEQKFNFWRSR from the coding sequence ATGGAAACAAAAGAAAACATTATAGAAATTATTAACAAAATTTTTAAAGATTCTGATACCCTTTATGGATTAAAAGAATTTAGCGGTATTAAAATTGAAGATGTGCTTGATATCTTTGAGAAAGATAAAAAATATTATGTAAAATGTTTCAAACGCGAAAAAGATATTCAAGTTTATAACCCAGAAAAAAACAGCGGAAATCCAGAAGAAATAGTTCGTCAGCTATGGATTTACAAATTGCTAAGTTATTATAAATACGATAAATCTTTAATAGAAGTTGAAGCAGATGTTCATTTTGGTAGAGAAATTCACGTTAAGGCAGTTGACATAGTGGTTTATAAAAATAAGAACAAGGAGACACCTTATATAGTTTTTGAAGTAAAAAAACCAAAAGAAGAGGAAGGTATTGAACAACTAAAATCTTATTTGAATGCTCAAGGTGCCTTAATCGGCGTTTGGTCAAACGGCGATGCAAAAACTGTTCTTTATAGACCATACCCAAAGGATTATGAAACCCTAAGAGATATTCCAAGATTTGATCAAGAAATAGACGATATTTTAAAAGAAAAATTAACTCTGGATAAATTAAAAACAGACTTTGATCTTAAAAAGATAGTAGAAACATTAGAAGAACTTGTGCTTGCAAATTCAGGCGGAGATGTCTTCACTGAAATTTTTAAATTAATCTTTGCTAAATTAATCGATGAGAAAAAAGCTCTAAGTAGACCAGAACATGAACTTTTGTTTAGAAAATCAAAAGATGTGCAATTAACTTTTAATACAATAAACAAACTTTTTAAGGAGGCGGTAGATGAATGGCCAGGCGTTTTTAATGAACATGAAAAAATTGAACTTTCTCCTTACCATTTATCTGTTTGCGTTGGTTCTTTAGAAGAAATCAAGCTTTTTGGCGCTAATCTAACCGTTATGGACCACGCCTTTGAATATTTACTAACATCAATTGCAAAAGGGAGCAAGGGTCAATATTTTACTCCCAGGAATGTTATTGATATGGCAGTTAAAATGTTAAATCCAAAACAAAATGAATATGTAATCGATCCAGCTTGTGGCTCTGGTGGTTTTTTAATTCATGCAATGCATTGGGTTTGGCAAAATCATTTAAATGCTACTTCAAATTCAAATTTTGATCAGGACAAAATAGAATACGCAAAAAGGTATATCTATGGGATAGATTTTGATGAAAAAACAACAAAAATTTCTCGTGCATTAATGCTTATCTCAGGAGATGGCCGTTCTCATGTGTTTAAGCTAAATTCCTTAGATACTAGGGAATGGTTAAGGGAGGGGGATGAAGAAATTCGCGCTAGAGCAGAACTAAGAGGCTTACTATATAAATTTAACAATATAGATAAAGACCGAGAGAATGAAGAATCGTTTAAAAATTTAAAGTTCGATGTTTTACTAACAAATCCTCCTTTTGCTGGCGAAATACACGATTCCTTACTTCTTAATAGATATGAATTAGCAAAAAATGAAGCAGGGAAGCAAAAGAAAATAGTTGAAAGGCATATTTTATTTATAGAAAGAGCCTTAGATATGCTAAAACCTAGCGGAAGAATGACCGTTGTTCTTCCTCAGGGAGTTTTGAACAATACAAATTCTTCTTATATTAGGAATTGGCTTTTTGATAAAGCCAGAATATTATCAGTTGTTGGGCTTCATGTTAACACTTTTAAGCCTCATACTGGAGTAAAAACAAGCATTCTATTTTTACAAAAATGGGCTGAAAATGAAAAGCCGCTAAAGGATTATCCAATTTTTATGGCAGTTTCTCAAAAAGGAGGAAAAGATAATTCTGGAAGGGAAATATTTAAAAAAGATGAAAAGGGCAACCTAA